CACCAGCTTAGTAGCCTATTATGTCGTGTGTTGAGCAGCCTTCTCTGTTGACGATTTAACATATTCTTCCTTTTATATAGGCATTGAGAAGAAAGCTTTATATTTCTCAAAAGAGCAGCACTGGAAGAAATCAGTCTGACATTCTGAAACTCTGGAACTAGTAAGTGCAAACATCAAGAATAGAGTAAAATATCATTCTATTTCTTATCAAAACTGCTTCACGAGATCTCACCATTTGGTAAAGAAAACATCCAGCAGCGCCAGACAAAATGATCACCATTAACATCATCGTTCGAAGGCATAATCCCCATCTTGAGATGTCTGACAACAAAGGCGCATCCTTGAGCAGGAGTTTACCTTAGCATGTATGCGAGGAAAAACTCATCCATCTTCTTAGCAACAACAGCATAGCAACAGTCACTACTCCATTCTGTCTCTCCAATTCTGCATGCACCATGGTGGCCATGACCTGGCTAGCATGCAAAACACCACATTGGTATAGAGATCGTTAGATTATACAAGAGTTATCAAGAAGAGCCAAGAGCGTCTGACCACAAGGGAAACATGCTTCTGTTGGATGAGACATGGGAGACCACTTACCCTATGAAACCAACCATACTCCTATCAAGCATAGGAAGTTGATTAACTTAGTTACTaattactccctccattccaaatTAAGTGACACAGCTTTTTTTCTAGATACAATACAAGTGTATCTAGACCAAATCTGACCAAAACTGCGTCAGTTAATTTGGAACAAGGGCAATAGTTAAGTATAGCTACAAATTGACCAAAGACAACAACTATGATGGCTAATGATGATTTTGTTGTGTTAAATGTACAAATTAAGTCCTAAACATTTACCAGAGTTGTTTCTAAGTAAAGTGCAAGAAAGCTTATTTTACCCCGAACAAAAAAGAAATCCTCTTTCAGGATTAAAGCTTAATCAAGAATATATTGCAGAAATATACATATATTCCAACATAAAAAATGTTAATGGAATTTCTTTCTACACATATTTTTTCTGTATAATCATGAACAAGACTATGCTTGATGAATTACAAATGATTTAGCAATGAATCAGAAGGCACCATCCATTTGTAAATAAGACACCACGGAGTATAAATTAGACATGGCATCTCTTATCTTCACTGCTGATTATCCTCGTATCAGTCTGTGTAACCAAAAGGGTGCTTGATTCCTTAAATCTGGACCATTCATGTGTACTTTGGTTTCTGTTGCTCCATATCTTTGTAACCAGAACCTCCAGGAAGCCCCTGAAGTACATAGCAAGATAAGTTGCAATCTGTCCGACAGAATCATATGATAATTATGGgatcatatgaaaataaaatgtattcCCGAAACCCAGATATATTGAACCTTCAAAAAAATGTGGCAATAAATTGTGTTAGCGAAGTAGAGAAATAGGAGAGCTGTGGAACTGTTACGAAAAGTAGACCATGAAACTTGGAGTAGTTTGCTGGGGTTGTAGATTTAGACTTTACATGGATTTAATTAAAACAGCACCCACTTTGGTATCATGTTTAACTCTTAGTAGAACCCATCATTTTTGGGGAGTCCTTACAACCGTCAAAACAACTGTCGGAGCCTCCTGTACGGTTGTTCTTAAAAAACAAACACAAAAGGTTGAAAATTGTCTGCTATGTGCTAATCAAATTTCATTGACTATTTTTGTATTAAGTTCAACAGACTATGTTAAATGCATGGCATAATTATTAAATATTAGAATCGTGACATAGAGAACCACTAAAATAATTCGACATACTCAACCACGTAAAACAATTTAAAGGTGCTCCCATGCGGAATTATAGATggttctagtcaatcaatgaccaGGATCAGCTTAGGTACATTAATTCCAATAATGAAACAAATTAAAACTACACGCTAATTATCTTATCGAATAAGAATAGCTAAAAAGGCACTCAACTTGCAGTTTATTCTAAAAGATGAGGCTTTGCAGATTACTTAACATGGAAAAAGCAGCTTCCCCATGATAAAGTATAGATAGCACTTACAGTAGTGAACAAGGTGAAAGGCCCTCACGGACATAGTATACGAACAAGAATGAGTCGTAATGCTGTCCTTTAATGTAGTAGAACATTGGCAATCTTCTAACAAGGTTAAATAGCATCTTCTCGTAGAATCTGATTGCAGGTTGATTGTATGAAATGACATGCAAATATACACCCCTGCAGTTGATGATACTTGTACCATATTTAATAACCTCCTGAACCAGGGAAGATGCTGCACGTCGAAGTTTTATCATGGTCAGcagaaatttcagaaaaaatAAGAAAATCCGGCAATAGGTACTCACCAATGCCAAGGTTTCTATAACGATCTACCACCCCAAGCGTTAGTATATACACAAGAGTTGGGTCTTTCCACAAACAGTTGTTGCTAAACAAATCTTCAATCTGCAAATTAAGATCATCATTAGCTCTATTATGAGCATGTCAATAAAGTAAGAATTTTCAGGACTTGCTGTACCTCACTGTCTTGTGCAGACACTATCTTGGTGGTAACAAACCCAACAAGTTCATCTGATCTGCTCGTGTCGACAGCACCCCAGGATATGATACCATTGCTATTAACAACATCTAAGAAGAAATCTCTCTCATACCTCAATAACAGGCACAACAAAATAATTAAGGCAAAATTTAAGAGTAATGCAGAAATTTAATAATACATTGAAACAGTTTGCGAGCAAGTTTACAGTTTAAGCATAACCGAGAATAGCAGTGACATTCATTCAGTCATTGTACCTTACAGGAAACAGGTCAACGTGAATCTGCTCGAGCACCTGAAGATCCGAGAGCCGAATCGGGCGGTATTCTACAGTTGGTTGGAATTTAGATGTTGGGTCCAACATGAGGAGTTGAAGCCTGGAGCTCTCCTAGAGACAAATCTCTCCAAGACTCATCTGTGTGTCAGCCCCAGCATACACATTACACAATGCCGATTCCTGTCCAAGCCATCGTGGGTACCTCCGAGTATACTCCGATTTTGAATTGAATCTGGGTTATCACGCACAGCTACATTATCAGTTCAGGTCGATTACAACAAGAAATCCTCAGTCTAGCATCACGAATCCACCAATCAAGTAGTACGATTTCGCCATGAACGGGCCGAGAGGGGCCGAATCAGATGTAACCTAAACCTAATACGCTGCGATGATTGATCGGAAACAGTTGGGCAGATGAGCGAGGGGCGGAGCTAACCTTGCAGCCTGGGCTCAGATGAAGGGATGTGAGCGCGCTTTGGCTAGGTTCCTCGGCTCAACACTTCGATTTGGTGGGGGCcgttgacgaagaagatgaaaGCTGGGGGCGCTGGCTGGAGAAGTGGTGGGATGAATCGGGAAGTGGAACACGCGTGAATGAAATTGTTTCAGTTTTCAAACTCTTGGCTCCGAACATAAAGAGTTAATCATCAAACTGTATTTTGGTTAGGCCCACGACCTGATGACATTCTTCAGATTTTTGAGAATGATCGTCTTGTAACCCTTGCTGAGTAATAAAGCTCCTTTTtatccgcaaaaaaaaaaaaatactcttGGCTCGGAACATTAAAAAAAACTGTTCATCTAGCTCCTTGTCACTCATACTGTCACATTCAAAATTGTTCCTAGTCTGGGCATATGCAGTTGACCTTAAAATGGTACAAATCACCTAGAATGTTGCCTATGTCTTTTTATGCTTGTCCCACCACTAGAAGAAATGTTGCAATGAGGTTCAGGATGGGAATGGGTCGGGTCGACCCGCCGGGTCGCTGACCCAACCCAAAAAAACAGGGCCGTTGGGCCAGCCGGGTCAGCCGCATATAAGAATCGGGCCAATGGAGTCGGCCCTGTGTGACCCATTGGGCCAGGAGGGCCGACCCACCTATtaacattttttttattttgtttcaataTATTTTAGAGAAAGGTATATCCGTAAGGTATGTTGGCCTTACTTCACAGCTGATCGAACAGGGAAGGTGAACTCGGCAAGATGCATACGTATAAGATATAAGCAGGTTGAACGATTTTTTATGGACATACATATTGCGAGCTAGTGCTAGATTGTTTTTCTACCGTAGCAACTCACATAGACACATACGCAAACACAAAGGAAACACGAGAAAGTATCTCTCTGAACCTCCCGTAACACTTCAAGAAAAAAATGGTACATATTATAGAGCTTTCGTGCATGTATATACATCTTAAGCGTAGCTAATTTAGTAGAATTAAGACACATAATTATTGACTAATCATACTACACCAAAACAGTGCTTCACTCGAACAACATAATCTAAAAAAAAGTATATGAAGCAAAATTTGGGTTGACCCAAAATACCCATTGGGACAGCAGGGCCATTAACTTTTCTTGAATGGGTCGACCCGCGGCCTTGAGGCCAACGGGGCCGAGGCCAGGGCCAGGTCCGGGCCGGCCCATTCCCATCCTGAAATGAGGTTGCAATAACATAATATTTTGTTGCGCATGTGAGAGTGTGCTGCAAGGGTCGAACGACCAAAATTTAAGTTCTacaaagatcagacaatgatagataGGCTGATTTTTGCCCGCACTCTGCCCAACTAGCTCTTGGCACCACCATTATATTGTTTTCCTTTTAAATTAATATGAATGGAAGTCCAACGTACCGGTGAAAAGAGACTCATAGTCTTTCCACTCTTATCTTTGCATTTGCGGAAGAACACAATGTTTCTCTTTGTTGTTATGCTTGAATTGGTGAGGGTTCATCTAGGGTCCCAAACTTAATCTTTAGGCCATGCCATAAGTTGCACATGGTCCAAGCGCCCGACTCCAATCCAGCGGCCTAATCTTTGGTAGTCCTCCGACCTAGCTTTACCGATAAATCTAATACAGGGCGCAAATTGCCCACCAAGTATAATCTTTAGACCCATGCCAGAAGCTGTAAGGGGGTCGTCTGTTATAGATGAAGGTGGGTGGGGGGAGGGGGGAGGGGGGAGGGGTGGCATGTTGAATTTTAGATATGAATCTATTTTTTATATGGATGACTCCCCCTGAATATCACTTTTGGCAACTTTGTAAGAGCAACATTAGAGAAGACAAATCAGAGCGCAAAGGTACAAAACATGGTGGTGCTAGCCAAAAGGCGGAAACACGAAGACGACACTGTCGTTAAGCGACATATAATCGTTCAGCTGTAGCAGCCCACATATTTTTGAAGTGGTGTAGACCTATTTCGTGTGAGAGAGATTTGAGATGTATAGAACCTTATAAATATATACCTAAATTATTTTGTACAAATTAACAACCAAGAGTCCAATTAGCCCACTCCATGTGATGAAACCATGCCAATTAAGCTATATTCACCCGACAAAAATAAGCAGTTGTTATATTGTAATGAAAGGGAGAACATACTGTGAGATTTTAGAGGGTTTACTTGTTTTTCTCTCGAGAGATTGTATTTGTTCCTTTATATAGTAGAGGAGACGTAAGGAACTAATTTAAACTCACTGACTACTTTCATGCAAAAAAGTTTTCTTGTCTCTCGCAAACTAATCATCTTTTTTTGGGCAGGCCTTTCTCCCGCGTGGGTAGCCTGCTCCAGCTTCTCATCTCTCCTGCTACTCAACAATGTATCTCTTTCGTGCTACTCCATGATATATCTCTCTCTTCTTACCTTTCCATGCGAGATGAGTGAGCCAACAAAAACTCCACCGCACCCCATCCATGTATTCTTCTCTAGCTCGTCGGTACGGGGCTTCTCCTTCCCGCCCCTTATCTTCTCTAATGGAGAGTTCAAGGAGCTCAATAACATGGATGAAGTCATGCTCGGAGTTTGAAAACGAAGATATTCCTAACGATGTCACACGCCGAAATACGGACCATGTCCCCGGTCGTTTGGTTTGTCGTCGAAGTCCATCGAGCAAGATTCGTGGCTGGCAAGCCCAAATCAGCGAAGGGCGGTGCCGTAGTTGTTGAATTAGAGGTTATTGATTTCTGAGAATCTGGTATCGAAAAGGGTGTGTTATACATTGCAAGCGTGTATGGTGGTTCTTTTGTACCCATGCGCAACATGTTGTGAAAATCCTTGGCGTATGCTTCAATGGAATTTTTTTCATGTTACAAATATGTTTTGATCACATATGTTGCACACATTCGGTTTCATGTTGTGTATGTCGTGTCACCTTTTTCAATATATTGTAGCAGAAATAGTGATTTGTTGCATGCCTAGATTCTTTTGCTACATAAGCATATTTTACTTGTGGCTAGAAATTTGGAAGATTCTTAAGCAATGAAAAATTGTTGCAATGACATTACAAGAGAACAACAAAAGCTGCAAAAAGATGTTACAagaaaaaaaattaaatgttacagGCATACTTTTTGCAGCGATCAGATGTAAGAGATTTACTATTTTAAGTAAATCATTACGTCATGGAGAAAGTGGCTAATTCTCCAGCTGCAGCTGGGTGACACCTATCACTGGCCAAAATGTTGTTCCGACTCATAACAGAAAGATATTTTTTAGATAATAAACGGGCATTTTGAGACAAACACAAGAAGACGGAACGAACTTAGAAAGACTTGTAACATAtactcaaacaaaaaaaaatacatgTAAAAGTAGTAATAATAAATACTTCATTATGTCTGAAAATAATCTGCTCAATTTttttatagatatagatatatctATAACTAAGTACATCAATATAGTAAATCTAAATAAAGTTAAGCAGGTTATTTTAGGTCACAGGTTTTCACTCTTAAAGGACGGCAAGTCGGTAACATATTCGGAGGACGGAAGAGTTTTAAATACAGTAGAGTAAATCATACCATAGGTCGGATCAAAGTCTCGCAAGTCGATACAAAAGGCCCGAGAGGCGCAAGCAAGAAACAGTGTTGTTCTAATCGCCCGCCCCGAGGTTCGTCGTCCTCAAGCCCCGACGCCAAATTCGGGGCCGCGCCGCCGCAAAACGCTCTGCCCCGATTCTACTAGTCCGGAGCAACAAAGGCGTTGGACGGCAATGGTGCGGAAGTCGTCGAAGCGCAGGGGCGGCCCCGGATGTGTCGCGCCCGCGCCGGAGCTCCACTGGAAGGCCATAAACCCTATCCCCATCCACGCCGAGATCCCCGAGTGCTCCCGCGCCGCCGAGGCCCCCCTCGACGCCTTTGTGGACATAGTGGACGAGGAGCGCCTCGGGCTCGACGTCCCCGCTGTCGCTGCTGTGGAGGAAGAAATCGTAAGAGCGCTGGCGGAGATGTGCATGGAGTTGACTGAGGAGGAGCTGCGCGCTAACGATCAGATGCAGGAGGACGAGGTGATGTGTCGTTTTCATGCTGTTCGATCAGTAGTCGATGGTAAAGCATAATTGAGTAGCTTCACTCCATCAGGGGTATAAATTAAATGAGTAGATTCTAAATAGATCACCGTAGTGAACTTTAAGATCTTTTCTGCTACTACTGATTTTGAGGGCCGATTGTGAGGACTGGAATTCACATTGTCTGAAGTAGCCGCCCCTATTTTCGGTTTATTTTTGCACCCACAGAAGAGAGATTGTATAGTTAAGCCATGCCTGCTGATTTATCATAGTACTTATTTTGCTGTTATCCTGTTTTTTAAATTGGATGTATGCTTTTTTTTTCCTCGAACACACACCAAAGTATGTGCCTGCGTTTTTGATACTGCGACTGCAACGATTTCTAATAATGAAATAAAGGCCGCATGCATCTATTCGTTGCAGATGCCGGGGTTTTtctccccatttcaaaaaaaaaagtgccTGCGTTTAAATTGGACGTGTGGCGATCACTTCTTTTCGTCTGATACAAACTAAACTTTAATGTCCAGATACTTGTCTTGGGAGCAATTTTTGGAGACAGTCTAGTCATGTTAAACAAAAAAGAAGGTCAACGGTCTTTCCAGGTATGACCATCACAATCAATTTTCTAGCCACATTATTGCTAGTAAGGGCAATGTTTCAACCAATATGTTCATGTTGTTACACAGATTCATGTGCATATTGAGATCCCAGATGGTATAGATGTATCGGCAAGGCTCGACTATGGTACTGGAACATTAAATTATGGGGGAATATGTGATGGTGATGCCTCCGATAATCTTGTTTACAAGTTTAGAGTTGAGCATTTGCCTCCAATCCAGCTAACCTGCTACCTGCCTTCGTCATACCCGAGTCATCAACCTCCAATTTTCACCATCTCCACCGAATGGCTGGACAAAGTGAAGATTTCGTCATTATGTCAAATGCTGGATATGATGTGGGAAGGGCAACAGGGCATGGAAGTAATATACCAGTGGGTCCAATGGCTCCAAAACTCTTGCCTTTCTCACCTAGGGTTTAGTGATGAGATAATTTTAAGCAAGGGTGATCTAACCTGTGATGAAGATGGTGAGGATAAGCGTGCTTGTCCAGATGATTCTGCACCTGATGTTATAATTCCAAGGATTTTGAGATACAATGATGATAAGCGTCATGAAGCCTTCTTACATGATATCCATGACTGCATGATTTGTTTCAGCGAGTATCCTGGTAAGTCTTAGTTTTCTGTACAACTGTATGCAGTGTTATATACAGACTTATACTGTGGAAGTCTTGAGCTGTGTTATACTCAAAAACTATTGGTGTGTGATGGCCTTGTGGTTGTACGACAAGAAGATCTGTTGTGGCTAGATATTACCACTCTACGTTCATCTTAGTTCTCATTACCCAATGCATGAGCTAGAT
This region of Lolium perenne isolate Kyuss_39 chromosome 2, Kyuss_2.0, whole genome shotgun sequence genomic DNA includes:
- the LOC127332007 gene encoding histone acetyltransferase MCC1 — translated: MLDPTSKFQPTVEYRPIRLSDLQVLEQIHVDLFPVRYERDFFLDVVNSNGIISWGAVDTSRSDELVGFVTTKIVSAQDSEIEDLFSNNCLWKDPTLVYILTLGVVDRYRNLGIASSLVQEVIKYGTSIINCRGVYLHVISYNQPAIRFYEKMLFNLVRRLPMFYYIKGQHYDSFLFVYYVREGLSPCSLLGFLEVLVTKIWSNRNQSTHEWSRFKESSTLLVTQTDTRIISSEDKRCHV